A single genomic interval of Corylus avellana chromosome ca10, CavTom2PMs-1.0 harbors:
- the LOC132162793 gene encoding fatty acyl-CoA reductase 3-like has protein sequence MKEGIFKGSLYDVALGINTFGALHVSGFAKNCINLKLLLHVSTAYVCGEKKGQILESTFQMEETLNGSSRLDIKAEKQLVEEYLDKLRGQGATDRAITSTMKDLGIKRARLYGWPNTYVYTKAMGEMLLGHFRENLPLVIIRPAMVSSTYKEPFSGWIEGVRTIDGVISAYGKGKLKCFIGHHETILDIIPADMVVNCMIVAMVAYANQSSEIILHVGSSWRNPIKFSSFRNLMVRYFAENPLVSKNGKSIKVDKATVVLSSMASFRAYMAIRYLMPLKAFQIANAIICQYNQDMIIDLKRKIKSGIRLAELYKPYVFFTGRFDDSNTEKLRMATSEGGVDSHLFDFDPKCIDWEDYLMNTHIPGLIKYALKI, from the exons ATGAAAGAAGGCATCTTCAAGGGATCACT ATATGACGTCGCACTGGGCATCAATACATTTGGCGCTTTGCATGTTTCGGGCTTTGCCAAGAATTGTATCAACTTAAAATTGCTCCTCCATGTATCAACCG CCTATGTGTGTGGCGAAAAGAAGGGGCAAATACTAGAGAGCACATTTCAGATGGAAGAGACGCTCAATGGAAGCTCAAGATTAGATATCAAAGCAGAGAAACAACTTGTGGAGGAGTACCTAGACAAACTACGAGGACAAGGTGCCACTGACAGAGCCATCACATCAACCATGAAGGACCTTGGAATTAAAAG GGCAAGACTATATGGATGGCCAAACACCTATGTCTATACAAAGGCAATGGGGGAGATGCTTTTAGGACACTTTCGAGAGAACCTGCCCCTTGTTATCATACGACCCGCCATGGTATCCAGTACTTACAAAGAGCCATTTTCTGGTTGGATTGAAGGCGTGAG AACAATTGACGGCGTAATTTCTGCCTACGGTAAAGGGAAATTGAAATGCTTTATTGGCCATCATGAGACAATCCTTGATATA ATACCAGCAGACATGGTGGTAAATTGTATGATTGTGGCCATGGTGGCTTATGCAAATCAATCTTCTGAGATCATCCTCCATGTTGGGTCTTCTTGGAGAAatccaataaaattttcaagttttagGAATCTCATGGTTCGGTACTTTGCTGAAAATCCATTGGTTAGTAAAAATGGAAAATCAATCAAAGTTGACAAGGCGACAGTAGTGTTAAGCAGTATGGCTAGTTTTCGTGCATACATGGCTATTCGGTATTTGATGCCACTCAAG GCATTTCAAATTGCGAATGCAATTATTTGCCAATACAATCAGGATATGATTATTGATCTTAAGCGGAAGATAAAGTCAGGGATACGATTAGCTGAACTTTACAAACCATATGTTTTCTTTACGGGCAG ATTTGATGACTCAAACACAGAAAAGCTTCGAATGGCTACAAGTGAGGGTGGTGTCGATTCACATTTGTTTGACTTTGATCCAAAGTGCATTGACTGGGAAGACTATCTTATGAATACACATATACCTGGCCTCATAAAGTATGCATTGAAAATATAA